In a single window of the Pseudomonas oryzihabitans genome:
- a CDS encoding zinc-dependent alcohol dehydrogenase family protein, translating to MHAIRLRKPGGLDQLERCELPDPGQPGAGEIRVRIKASSLNFHDLGVVLGKMPAADGRIPMSDGAGVVEAVGADVSEFAVGDHVVSTFFPHWLDGEPPIDDFSTTPGDGVDGFACEVVVRPATAFTRAPKGYSHAEAATLTTAGLTAWRALVVDGNLKAGDSVLVMGTGGVSIFALQIAKAMGATVIATSSSDEKLQRAYALGADHLINYRSEPEWGAKVQAITGGRGVDIVVEVGGPATLAQSIQAARIHGHLALIGVLTGVEGQVPTANLMRRHQRLQGLIVGSRRHQQDMIRALESTAIKPVIDRSYPLEEIAQAFAFQKDGSHFGKIVLEF from the coding sequence ATGCACGCCATACGCCTACGCAAACCCGGCGGTCTGGACCAGCTGGAACGCTGTGAACTGCCCGATCCCGGTCAGCCCGGAGCCGGCGAGATCCGTGTGCGGATCAAGGCCAGCTCGCTGAATTTCCATGACCTGGGCGTGGTGCTGGGCAAGATGCCCGCTGCCGACGGTCGCATTCCCATGTCCGATGGCGCCGGTGTCGTCGAGGCGGTGGGCGCCGACGTCAGTGAGTTCGCCGTGGGCGATCACGTGGTCTCGACCTTCTTTCCGCACTGGCTGGACGGCGAGCCGCCCATCGACGACTTTTCCACCACCCCCGGCGATGGCGTCGACGGCTTCGCCTGCGAGGTAGTGGTGCGACCGGCCACCGCCTTCACCCGAGCGCCCAAGGGCTACAGCCATGCCGAGGCGGCGACTCTGACCACCGCCGGTCTCACTGCCTGGCGCGCCCTGGTGGTGGACGGCAATCTCAAGGCCGGCGACAGCGTGCTGGTGATGGGTACCGGTGGCGTCTCCATCTTCGCCCTGCAGATCGCCAAGGCCATGGGCGCCACGGTGATCGCGACTTCCTCCTCGGACGAGAAGCTGCAGCGCGCCTATGCCCTGGGCGCCGATCACCTGATCAACTATCGCAGCGAACCCGAGTGGGGCGCCAAGGTCCAGGCCATCACCGGCGGACGCGGCGTCGACATCGTGGTGGAAGTCGGCGGTCCGGCGACCCTGGCGCAATCCATCCAGGCCGCGCGCATCCATGGTCACCTGGCGCTGATCGGCGTGTTGACCGGGGTCGAAGGCCAGGTGCCCACCGCCAATCTGATGCGCCGTCACCAGCGACTGCAAGGCCTGATCGTCGGCAGCCGCCGTCACCAGCAGGACATGATCCGCGCGCTGGAAAGCACTGCAATCAAGCCGGTCATCGATCGCAGCTACCCGCTGGAGGAGATCGCCCAGGCCTTCGCCTTCCAGAAGGATGGCAGCCATTTCGGCAAGATCGTCCTGGAGTTCTAA
- a CDS encoding response regulator encodes MTLPSSPPYVVVIEDNGMLAELLGNHLEERLQWACTRFDNADDALVHLLQQQDAPALVITDHLMPGQLHGGELAQMLLQRWPELPMVITSGYGYEITTALPPQVIFLQKPWTLDEVDSAVRLARARQAVG; translated from the coding sequence ATGACCCTGCCCTCCTCCCCGCCCTACGTCGTCGTCATCGAAGACAACGGGATGCTCGCCGAACTGCTGGGCAACCATCTCGAAGAACGACTGCAATGGGCGTGCACGCGCTTCGACAATGCCGACGATGCCCTGGTGCATCTACTGCAGCAGCAGGATGCTCCTGCCCTGGTGATCACCGATCACCTGATGCCCGGTCAATTGCACGGCGGCGAACTGGCGCAGATGCTGTTGCAGCGCTGGCCTGAATTGCCGATGGTGATCACGTCCGGCTATGGCTACGAAATCACCACGGCGTTGCCACCCCAGGTGATCTTCCTGCAGAAGCCCTGGACTCTGGATGAAGTGGATTCGGCGGTACGCCTCGCACGAGCGCGTCAGGCGGTCGGTTAG
- a CDS encoding response regulator: MTDVVSSAAVTTVLVVEDDPVLRSLATEVFEMEGYAVQSFDTADAAWCWFEADPLPPDLLFTDVRMPGQLDGLALAKQVRQRFPQLPILVSSGYTGQQYAEREDRALFLPKPWTIDQLLKACGQLGV; this comes from the coding sequence ATGACCGATGTAGTTTCTTCCGCAGCCGTTACCACTGTGCTGGTCGTCGAAGACGATCCCGTACTGCGATCGCTGGCGACGGAGGTGTTCGAAATGGAAGGTTATGCCGTCCAGTCGTTCGACACCGCCGATGCCGCCTGGTGCTGGTTCGAAGCCGACCCGCTGCCACCTGATCTGCTGTTCACCGACGTGCGCATGCCCGGTCAACTGGACGGGCTCGCCCTGGCCAAACAGGTCCGCCAACGGTTTCCGCAGTTGCCCATCCTGGTGTCCTCCGGGTATACCGGCCAGCAATATGCCGAACGTGAAGACCGGGCGCTGTTCCTGCCCAAGCCCTGGACCATCGACCAGTTGCTGAAGGCCTGCGGCCAGTTGGGCGTCTAA
- a CDS encoding PAS domain S-box protein, whose amino-acid sequence MAESDLSYAELQAEVRRLRTALDQCTALPAQDAQRRLAIFDGAIDFAMVVLDPTGIISDWNSGAERLLGWTAEEIRGAPAERFFTPEDNQIGRATLEMQLALRDGRAEDERWHLRRDGSRFWASGEMHPLHDDAGRHTGYVKILRDRTAQHLAGQAKHDEEGYRRALAELAEGFSHLNDTDAVTELACATLGTTLDAHLVGYGLVDDDAETIRVERDWTAPGTRSLIGTLNFRDYGSCIEDFKRGETVVIEEVREDPRTRANLAALEQLDTRAFVNTPLFEHGHFVALLYVSSRHPRRWTAAELRFIGEVANRTRSATARLTAEHALHDSELNLRLVADTLPCLIAFVDRALVYRFANAEAPKWFKNAPDSILGRSMAEVFAPELFAARRPAIQAALDGTPARLDLPWAWPDGRRRIADIHYRPRRDARGAVDGFYVFAQDVTVQRDAQALIQAQNFSLSQEVQARTAERDRLWALSEDLLLTADFTGQLLRVSPSWSRGLGYSEADLLSRPYPELIHPDDLPGVLAALDELRRSGLPTRVENRVQAANGSWRWLAWTLSLDLDQEHLTGAGRDITREKEAMETQAVLEEQLRQSQKMEAVGQLTGGLAHDFNNLLAGIVGSLDLLTLRIGQGRLNNLERYTTAAQGAAIRAAALTHRLLAFSRRQTLDPKPTDVNRLVAGMEDLIRRTVGPAIQIEVVASSDLWSTLVDPPQLENALLNLCINARDAMPEGGRIFIETANRVLDSRMARVRDLEPGEYIALSVTDNGCGMPPEVIAKAFDPFFTTKPIGVGTGLGLSMIYGFVRQSGGQARIHSQVDQGTSVTLFLPRHREAAASADSAIAQPALPRVGHGETVLVVDDEPTVRMLVVEVLEELGYAALEAADASSGLRLLESDVRIDLLVSDVGLPGGMNGRQMADAARQRRPGLKVLFITGYAENAVVGNGHLEPGMHVMTKPFAMDALAVRIRDLIEGT is encoded by the coding sequence ATGGCTGAATCCGATCTGTCCTACGCTGAACTCCAGGCGGAAGTCCGCCGCCTCCGTACCGCGCTCGACCAGTGCACCGCGTTGCCCGCCCAGGACGCCCAGCGGCGCTTGGCGATCTTCGACGGCGCCATCGACTTCGCCATGGTCGTGCTCGACCCCACCGGAATAATCAGCGACTGGAACAGCGGTGCCGAACGCCTGCTGGGCTGGACGGCGGAGGAGATCCGCGGCGCCCCGGCCGAGCGCTTCTTCACCCCGGAAGACAACCAGATCGGCCGGGCGACGCTGGAAATGCAACTGGCCCTGCGAGATGGCCGCGCCGAGGACGAACGCTGGCATCTGCGGCGCGACGGCAGCCGCTTCTGGGCCAGCGGCGAAATGCATCCGCTGCACGATGACGCCGGGCGCCATACCGGCTACGTCAAGATCCTGCGGGACCGCACCGCCCAGCACCTGGCGGGCCAGGCCAAGCACGATGAAGAAGGCTATCGCCGGGCGCTCGCCGAACTGGCTGAAGGTTTCAGCCACCTGAACGACACCGACGCCGTCACCGAACTCGCCTGTGCCACCCTAGGCACTACCCTGGATGCCCATCTGGTGGGCTATGGGCTGGTGGATGACGACGCTGAAACCATCCGGGTGGAACGCGACTGGACGGCGCCGGGCACCCGCAGCCTGATCGGCACCCTGAATTTCCGCGACTACGGCAGCTGCATCGAGGATTTCAAGCGCGGCGAAACCGTGGTGATCGAAGAGGTCCGCGAAGATCCGCGCACCCGGGCCAATCTTGCGGCCCTGGAGCAGCTGGACACCCGTGCCTTCGTCAACACCCCGCTGTTCGAACATGGGCACTTCGTCGCCCTGCTCTATGTCAGCTCCCGCCATCCACGGCGCTGGACGGCGGCCGAATTGCGCTTCATCGGCGAGGTGGCCAATCGCACTCGCTCGGCAACGGCACGGCTGACCGCCGAGCATGCCCTGCACGACAGTGAGCTCAACCTGCGCCTGGTGGCCGACACCCTGCCCTGCCTGATCGCCTTCGTCGACCGCGCCCTGGTGTATCGCTTCGCCAACGCCGAGGCGCCCAAGTGGTTCAAGAACGCCCCGGACAGCATCCTTGGCCGCAGCATGGCGGAGGTCTTCGCGCCAGAGCTGTTCGCCGCCCGCCGCCCGGCCATCCAGGCCGCACTGGACGGTACCCCGGCACGGCTCGACCTGCCCTGGGCCTGGCCGGACGGCCGCCGGCGCATCGCCGATATCCACTACCGCCCACGGCGCGACGCCCGGGGCGCGGTGGATGGCTTCTATGTCTTCGCCCAGGACGTCACTGTCCAGCGCGACGCCCAGGCGCTTATCCAGGCGCAGAATTTCAGCCTCAGCCAGGAGGTCCAGGCACGTACCGCCGAGCGTGACCGTCTCTGGGCACTCAGCGAGGACCTGCTGCTCACCGCCGACTTCACCGGGCAACTGCTCCGGGTGAGTCCGTCCTGGTCACGCGGGCTGGGCTATTCCGAGGCGGATCTGCTGAGCCGTCCCTATCCCGAGCTCATCCATCCTGACGATCTACCCGGGGTCCTGGCAGCGCTGGATGAACTGCGCCGCAGCGGGCTGCCGACCCGGGTGGAGAATCGGGTCCAGGCGGCGAATGGCAGCTGGCGCTGGCTGGCTTGGACCCTGTCGCTGGACCTCGATCAGGAGCACCTCACCGGGGCCGGTCGCGACATAACCCGGGAAAAGGAGGCCATGGAGACCCAGGCCGTGCTGGAAGAGCAACTGCGGCAGTCGCAGAAGATGGAAGCGGTCGGCCAACTCACCGGTGGCCTGGCCCACGATTTCAACAACCTGCTCGCCGGCATCGTCGGCAGCCTGGATCTGCTCACGCTGCGCATCGGCCAGGGTCGGCTGAACAATCTCGAGCGCTACACCACGGCGGCCCAAGGCGCCGCCATCCGCGCCGCCGCCCTGACCCACCGCCTGCTGGCCTTTTCCCGCCGGCAGACGCTGGATCCCAAGCCCACCGACGTCAATCGCCTGGTGGCCGGCATGGAAGACCTGATCCGCCGCACGGTGGGTCCGGCGATCCAGATCGAAGTGGTGGCCAGCAGCGATCTCTGGTCAACCCTGGTCGATCCGCCTCAGCTGGAAAACGCCCTGCTCAACCTCTGCATCAACGCCCGCGACGCCATGCCCGAAGGCGGGCGCATCTTCATCGAAACCGCCAACCGGGTACTGGATTCCCGCATGGCCCGGGTGCGTGATCTGGAGCCGGGTGAATACATCGCCCTGAGCGTGACCGACAACGGCTGCGGCATGCCACCCGAGGTGATCGCCAAGGCCTTCGATCCCTTCTTCACCACCAAGCCGATCGGCGTGGGCACCGGCCTGGGCTTGTCGATGATCTATGGTTTCGTCCGCCAGTCCGGTGGCCAGGCGCGCATCCATTCCCAGGTCGACCAGGGCACCAGCGTCACCCTGTTCCTGCCACGGCATCGCGAAGCCGCAGCCAGCGCCGACTCCGCCATCGCCCAGCCGGCCCTGCCCCGAGTCGGTCATGGCGAGACGGTGCTGGTGGTGGATGACGAGCCCACGGTGCGGATGTTGGTCGTCGAGGTACTGGAAGAGCTGGGCTACGCGGCCCTGGAGGCGGCGGATGCCAGCTCCGGGCTGCGACTGCTGGAGTCCGACGTGCGCATCGACCTGCTGGTCAGCGACGTCGGCCTGCCTGGCGGCATGAATGGTCGACAGATGGCCGACGCCGCGCGGCAGCGCCGCCCGGGGCTGAAGGTACTGTTCATCACCGGCTACGCCGAGAACGCCGTGGTCGGCAACGGCCACCTGGAACCAGGCATGCACGTGATGACCAAGCCCTTCGCCATGGACGCCCTGGCGGTGCGCATTCGCGATCTGATCGAAGGGACCTGA
- the prpF gene encoding 2-methylaconitate cis-trans isomerase PrpF, whose product MPQLRIPAVYMRGGSSKGVFFHARDLPPAGPARDALLLRVIGSPDPYGKQIDGMGGATSSTSKVVVITPSCRPDCDVDYLFGAPAIEAPVIDWSGNCGNLSAAVGPFAISEGLVEAPRDGLATVRIWQANLGKRILAHVPMVNGEVQEEGDFRFDGVAFPAAEVVLDFLDPTGTDGSVLPSGQLVDELDVPGLGRLPVTLLNAGNPTVFAYAESFGLSGTETQAQVNGDAALLERLEAVRATGAVAMGLARTAVQATVERPHTPKLCLIAPPQTYQVAGGKQVPAEAIDVIARMISMGKLHHAIPGTGAVAVAVAAALPGTLVNQLTGDLGGRQVRMGHTAGTVVVGAQAREIDGSWQVEKASMSRSARRLMEGWVRVPAEIR is encoded by the coding sequence ATGCCGCAACTGCGTATTCCTGCCGTCTACATGCGTGGCGGTTCCAGCAAGGGCGTGTTCTTTCATGCTCGTGACCTGCCGCCCGCCGGTCCAGCGCGTGATGCCCTGCTGTTGCGGGTGATCGGCAGTCCCGATCCCTATGGCAAGCAGATCGATGGCATGGGTGGCGCCACCTCCAGCACCAGCAAGGTGGTGGTGATCACGCCCTCCTGTCGGCCGGACTGCGATGTCGACTACCTATTCGGCGCTCCGGCCATCGAGGCGCCGGTAATCGACTGGTCGGGCAACTGCGGCAATCTCAGCGCCGCCGTAGGTCCCTTCGCGATCAGCGAGGGCCTGGTCGAGGCGCCCCGCGACGGCCTGGCCACGGTGCGCATCTGGCAGGCCAATCTCGGCAAGCGCATTCTTGCCCACGTTCCCATGGTCAATGGCGAGGTGCAGGAGGAGGGCGATTTCCGCTTCGACGGCGTGGCCTTTCCGGCCGCCGAGGTGGTACTCGACTTCCTCGATCCCACTGGCACCGATGGCAGCGTCTTACCTAGCGGGCAACTGGTCGACGAGCTGGATGTCCCTGGGCTGGGCCGGCTGCCGGTGACCCTGCTCAACGCCGGCAACCCCACTGTTTTCGCCTATGCCGAATCGTTCGGCCTCAGCGGCACCGAGACCCAGGCGCAGGTCAATGGCGATGCGGCGCTGCTGGAGCGCCTGGAAGCCGTCCGCGCCACTGGCGCAGTGGCCATGGGCCTGGCCAGGACCGCGGTTCAGGCCACCGTGGAACGTCCGCATACACCCAAGCTGTGCCTGATCGCGCCGCCCCAGACCTACCAGGTGGCGGGTGGCAAGCAGGTGCCGGCCGAGGCTATCGACGTCATCGCGCGGATGATCTCCATGGGCAAGCTGCACCATGCCATCCCCGGTACCGGCGCGGTCGCCGTGGCGGTGGCCGCTGCGCTGCCGGGGACCCTGGTCAATCAGCTGACCGGTGACCTGGGCGGCCGTCAGGTGCGCATGGGGCATACTGCGGGCACTGTGGTGGTCGGCGCCCAGGCGCGCGAGATCGACGGCAGCTGGCAGGTAGAAAAAGCCAGCATGAGTCGCAGTGCCCGGCGGCTGATGGAAGGCTGGGTACGGGTACCGGCGGAGATCCGGTAG
- the yghX gene encoding YghX family hydrolase — MTRLTAKDFSPELLELYDFYVHGRISRRDFLDRAGVCAAVLGLSATGVLAALSPNYALASQVEFTDPDIVAEYVYYPSPQGHGRVRGYLVRPAKASGKVPAVVVVHENRGLNPYIEDVARRLAKAGYLALAPDGLTSMGGYPGNDDKGRELQQQVDPEKLMNDFFAAVETLMGHEFSTGKVGITGFCYGGGVANAAAVAYPELAAAVPFYGRQARAEEVARIKAPLLIHYAENDPRINEGAAAYEEALKAAGRTYEVHRYPGTNHGFHNDSTPRYDEAAAQLAWQRTLDWFGRYLA, encoded by the coding sequence ATGACCCGTCTCACCGCCAAGGATTTCTCGCCCGAACTGCTCGAACTCTATGACTTCTATGTCCACGGTCGCATCAGCCGGCGCGACTTCCTCGACCGCGCCGGGGTCTGCGCCGCGGTGCTGGGGCTCTCGGCCACCGGCGTGCTGGCGGCACTGAGCCCCAACTATGCCCTGGCCAGCCAGGTGGAATTCACCGATCCGGATATCGTCGCCGAATACGTCTACTACCCCTCGCCCCAGGGCCATGGCCGAGTGCGCGGCTACCTGGTGCGCCCGGCCAAGGCCAGCGGCAAGGTACCGGCCGTGGTGGTGGTCCACGAGAACCGCGGCCTCAATCCCTATATCGAAGACGTGGCGCGGCGTCTGGCCAAGGCTGGCTACCTGGCCCTGGCGCCGGATGGCCTGACGTCCATGGGCGGCTATCCCGGCAACGACGACAAGGGGCGCGAGTTGCAGCAGCAGGTCGACCCCGAAAAGCTGATGAACGACTTCTTCGCCGCCGTGGAAACCCTGATGGGCCATGAATTCAGCACCGGCAAGGTCGGCATCACCGGCTTCTGCTATGGCGGCGGCGTGGCCAACGCGGCCGCCGTCGCCTATCCCGAGCTGGCCGCTGCGGTGCCCTTCTACGGCCGCCAGGCGCGGGCGGAGGAGGTCGCGCGCATCAAGGCCCCATTGCTGATCCACTACGCCGAGAACGATCCGCGCATCAACGAAGGCGCCGCCGCCTACGAAGAGGCGCTCAAGGCCGCGGGCAGGACCTACGAGGTGCACCGCTATCCCGGCACCAACCACGGCTTCCATAACGACTCCACCCCGCGCTACGACGAAGCGGCCGCCCAGCTGGCCTGGCAGCGCACCCTGGACTGGTTCGGCCGCTATCTCGCCTGA
- a CDS encoding DNA polymerase II — MVAAQGFLLTRLWRETSTGMELVFWFATDSGPRQLRVPAQQAVAFAPAARRADIERLLPAGVEIRELALQDFQRRPVLGLYAPRYRTLRELEQRLPAAGIDLYEADITPADRFLMERFITAPVTLPTADGGPLRPDPDYRPTLRTLSLDIETSERGELYSIGLHGCGQRQVYMLGPPTGEDAAVDFDLEYVDDRATLLQRLNAWMARHDPDVIIGWSVLQFDIRVLHEHARKLGVPLHLGRGALEDDRYEPGGQGRQFQALLAGRPIIDGVEALKSATWVFPSYSLENVSRSLLGEGKAIDNPHDRMASINRMFAGEKSALARYNLVDCELVTRIFAKTELLRFLLERASVTGLPLERHGASIAAFYHLYLPLMHRQGFVAPSLGAQPPEASPGGFVMDSRPGLYDSVLVLDYKSLYPSLIRTFLIDPVGLVEGLALSEDETVPGFRGARFHRTRHCLPEMVARVWEGRDAAKRAGNAPLAQALKIIMNSFYGVLGTPHCRFFDHRLASSITLRGHAVMHQTRELIEARGHRVIYGDTDSTFVWLGAAHEEAEAERIGRELVAAVNAHWRERLQAELGLESHLELQYETHFSRFLMPTIRGAEEGSKKRYAGLRPGADGQPELVFKGLETVRSDWSPLAQRFQRELYLRIFTGEPHEDYVRDFVARTRAGDFDDLLVYRKRLRRPLEEYQSNLSPQVRAARLLEAENARLGRRRRFRRGGWISYLITTAGAEPVELPHAPPDYDHYVQRQLAPVADAILPFVGDRFDRLLDRQMGLF, encoded by the coding sequence TTGGTCGCCGCCCAGGGTTTCTTGCTGACACGCCTCTGGCGCGAGACGTCCACCGGGATGGAGCTGGTGTTCTGGTTCGCCACTGACAGCGGTCCGCGCCAGCTGCGGGTGCCGGCGCAACAGGCCGTGGCCTTTGCGCCAGCCGCGCGACGGGCGGACATCGAGCGCCTGCTGCCGGCCGGGGTGGAGATCCGCGAGCTGGCGCTGCAGGACTTCCAGCGGCGCCCCGTCCTGGGGCTCTATGCGCCGCGCTATCGCACCCTGCGCGAACTGGAGCAGCGCCTCCCCGCCGCCGGCATCGACCTCTACGAAGCCGACATCACCCCGGCGGATCGCTTCCTCATGGAGCGCTTCATCACCGCGCCGGTGACACTGCCCACGGCAGACGGCGGGCCACTGCGGCCCGATCCCGACTATCGCCCCACGCTGCGCACCCTGTCGCTGGACATCGAGACCAGCGAGCGCGGCGAGCTCTACAGCATCGGCCTGCACGGCTGCGGCCAGCGCCAGGTGTACATGCTCGGCCCGCCCACTGGCGAGGACGCGGCCGTGGACTTCGACCTGGAATACGTCGACGACCGCGCCACCCTGCTCCAACGTCTCAACGCCTGGATGGCGCGCCATGATCCCGACGTCATCATCGGTTGGAGCGTGCTGCAGTTCGACATCCGCGTGCTCCACGAACACGCGCGCAAACTGGGCGTGCCCCTGCACCTGGGGCGTGGTGCACTGGAGGACGATCGCTACGAACCCGGCGGCCAGGGCCGGCAATTCCAGGCGCTGCTGGCCGGACGGCCGATCATCGATGGGGTGGAGGCGCTCAAGTCGGCGACCTGGGTGTTTCCTTCCTACAGCCTGGAGAACGTCAGCCGCAGCCTCCTGGGCGAAGGCAAGGCCATCGACAATCCCCACGACCGCATGGCCTCCATCAACCGCATGTTCGCGGGCGAGAAGAGCGCCCTGGCGCGCTACAACCTGGTGGACTGCGAACTGGTCACCCGCATCTTCGCCAAGACCGAGCTGCTGCGCTTCCTGCTGGAACGGGCCAGCGTCACCGGCCTGCCGCTGGAGCGCCATGGCGCCTCCATCGCCGCCTTCTACCACCTCTATCTGCCGCTGATGCACCGCCAGGGCTTCGTCGCCCCCAGTCTCGGTGCCCAGCCGCCCGAGGCCAGCCCGGGCGGCTTCGTCATGGATTCCCGGCCCGGGCTCTACGATTCGGTACTGGTGCTGGACTACAAGAGCCTCTATCCCTCGCTGATCCGCACCTTTCTCATCGATCCGGTGGGCCTGGTGGAGGGGCTGGCGCTATCCGAGGACGAGACCGTGCCGGGCTTTCGCGGCGCGCGTTTCCATCGCACCCGGCATTGCCTGCCGGAGATGGTGGCGCGGGTCTGGGAAGGCCGTGACGCCGCCAAGCGTGCCGGCAACGCGCCCCTGGCCCAGGCGCTGAAGATCATCATGAACAGCTTCTACGGGGTGCTGGGCACGCCGCACTGCCGCTTCTTCGATCACCGCCTGGCCTCGTCCATCACCCTGCGCGGCCACGCGGTGATGCACCAGACCCGCGAGCTGATTGAGGCGCGTGGCCATCGGGTCATCTATGGCGACACCGACTCCACCTTCGTCTGGCTCGGGGCTGCCCATGAGGAGGCCGAGGCCGAGCGTATCGGTCGCGAGCTGGTGGCGGCGGTCAACGCCCACTGGCGCGAGCGGCTACAGGCGGAGCTGGGGCTGGAAAGCCATCTGGAGCTGCAGTACGAGACCCACTTCAGCCGCTTTCTCATGCCTACCATCCGCGGCGCGGAGGAGGGCAGCAAGAAGAGATACGCCGGGCTCAGGCCCGGAGCCGACGGCCAGCCCGAGCTGGTGTTCAAGGGCCTGGAAACGGTGCGCAGCGACTGGTCGCCGCTGGCCCAGCGCTTCCAGCGTGAGCTGTACCTGCGCATCTTCACCGGCGAACCGCACGAGGACTACGTGCGCGACTTCGTCGCCCGAACCCGCGCCGGCGACTTCGACGACCTGCTGGTCTATCGCAAGCGCCTGCGCCGACCTCTGGAAGAGTACCAGAGCAACCTTTCGCCGCAGGTCCGCGCCGCACGCCTGCTGGAGGCGGAAAACGCCCGGCTGGGACGCCGCAGGCGCTTTCGCCGTGGCGGCTGGATCAGCTACCTGATCACCACCGCCGGTGCCGAACCGGTCGAGCTGCCCCATGCGCCGCCCGACTACGACCACTATGTACAGCGCCAGCTGGCGCCGGTGGCCGACGCCATCCTGCCCTTCGTTGGCGACCGCTTCGACCGACTGCTGGATCGGCAAATGGGGTTGTTCTGA
- a CDS encoding 3'-5' exonuclease: protein MNLLSSSFSATAVPGYNAQQVRAREQARRWLEQDVLVLDTEATGLGEDAQLIEVAVMTLSGRVLLDTLVRPSIAVPREATLIHGLTDAHLSQAPAFPEVFAQLWPLLQGRTVLGYGMAFDYRLLAHNAGLHGQALPPELERETPPVQLVDGTRLHCLMQLYAQFWQEPSLDSRSQDGWRRKSLATAARQQGVAVQETHRALPDCRLKAALVRALADEAPATWHGVQALAG, encoded by the coding sequence ATGAACCTGTTGTCGTCGTCTTTTTCTGCCACTGCCGTCCCCGGCTACAACGCCCAGCAAGTACGGGCGCGCGAACAGGCGCGCCGCTGGCTGGAGCAGGATGTGCTGGTGCTGGATACCGAGGCGACCGGCCTGGGCGAGGACGCCCAGCTGATCGAGGTGGCGGTGATGACCCTCAGCGGCCGGGTGCTGCTCGATACCCTGGTCCGCCCCAGCATCGCCGTACCGCGCGAGGCGACCCTGATCCACGGCCTGACCGATGCCCACCTGAGCCAGGCGCCCGCCTTTCCCGAGGTGTTCGCCCAGCTCTGGCCGCTGCTGCAGGGTCGCACCGTGCTGGGCTATGGCATGGCCTTCGACTATCGCCTGCTGGCCCATAACGCGGGCTTGCATGGCCAGGCACTGCCGCCGGAACTGGAGCGGGAGACGCCGCCGGTGCAACTGGTGGATGGCACCCGCCTGCACTGCCTGATGCAGCTCTATGCCCAGTTCTGGCAGGAGCCGAGCCTGGACAGCCGGAGCCAGGACGGCTGGCGGCGCAAGTCCCTGGCCACGGCTGCGCGCCAGCAGGGCGTCGCCGTGCAGGAGACCCACCGCGCCCTGCCCGATTGTCGCCTCAAGGCCGCCCTGGTCCGGGCCCTGGCCGACGAAGCGCCGGCCACCTGGCATGGCGTGCAGGCCCTGGCCGGCTAA
- a CDS encoding Lrp/AsnC family transcriptional regulator translates to MPHFDRQDVAIVERLQRDGRLSNARLAEQLSMSEASCWRRQKRLEEAGVIEGYQAVLNRRRLGIGVMAFVQIGCTQHSEEVTAQFEAIIGASPHVLACYNVTGEADFLLHVVARDLDDYSRFVEQVLRKLPGVFNIRSNLCLREMKLDRQLPVDYLLG, encoded by the coding sequence ATGCCTCACTTCGATCGTCAGGATGTCGCCATCGTCGAGCGCCTGCAGCGCGATGGCCGGCTGTCCAATGCACGGCTGGCCGAGCAGCTGTCGATGAGCGAGGCCTCCTGCTGGCGACGGCAGAAGCGCCTGGAGGAGGCCGGGGTGATCGAGGGCTATCAGGCGGTGCTCAACCGCAGGCGGCTGGGCATCGGCGTCATGGCCTTCGTGCAGATCGGCTGCACCCAGCACAGTGAAGAGGTCACGGCGCAATTCGAGGCCATCATCGGTGCCTCGCCCCATGTACTGGCCTGCTACAACGTCACCGGGGAAGCGGACTTCCTGCTGCACGTGGTGGCGCGAGATCTGGACGACTACAGCCGCTTCGTCGAGCAGGTGCTGCGCAAGCTGCCGGGGGTGTTCAACATCCGCTCCAACCTCTGCCTGCGAGAGATGAAGCTCGACCGCCAACTGCCGGTGGATTACCTGCTCGGTTAG